CTTCTCGATGCACGAATACGATTTCAGAAGGCGTCTGTTGCTGCTAACCGATTACCTGTAATGTTTCTCGGTCGGGTTTCTGGATTCGTGCTGAATACTTAATCTCTAGGTACATCAATGGTCAACCTTCAGAGAATCGTCACATTTCCAGGAATCTTTGCTTCGGATGTTACAGGAAGCAATTACACTATCGGAGGAACTCTTTGATTTACAAGAGGTGATCCGCTTTTGGTCCAAATTCTAGAACGCCGACTCAAAAATTCTAGGCCTCAGTATCTAGGGAAGCCGTCTCTTTACCACCGAGAAAGCGAAGGCGAACGGAAGCATCTGGATCTATATCGGACTATAAGACACAGTTAGAGGATGCTAGTGATTCACTCTCCGCTTTTGAACATGCGTACGCATATGTCTGGATTTCGTGTTGAATTTCCATCTGATTATAACGAACAGACATCACCCTCCTCTTGTTCAGACCCTCAATAAATGGTCCTCTAAAATACAGGCGATAGCACCATCCGTTCTTCTCCCTGCCAATCGGAATGCGTTCTCCAAGGACCGCAATCAGATAAAGAGTGCAGTGCAACTGATGGATGAAAATCTTTTAGATTACACAAAGCTCCTCGGGAGAACGCACGTTTGGAGAGGGAGGGGAACCCGACTTGGCGTCCCAACCGCGACGGAGAATGATGAAGACCTCTTTGATGACACCGATTTTTATCAACAGCTGTTGAGGGACGTCATTGATGCCAGAGATGCCTTTGGAGCCAACGACTGGATGCTTGcacaaaaagaaaggaaggcGAGGAAAAAAGTGGACACGAAAGCaagtaaaggaagaaagctgCGGTCTGTTATCTTCGCGGTATTGTACGATGTCAGTTTTGACTTTTTTTCGAACATCCTAGGTATGAGGTGCATGAAAGACTGAGAAATTTCATGGTGCCCATAACTGTTCGGGGAGCATGGCACGAAGAACAGATTGATGAACTATTCTCGTCGCTTCTCGGAAAAGGATTTGAGAATGCTTTGAAAGACTATACATCTGGAGATGCTATGCAGCGAGATTCAGATGAACTACAGGGCTTCAGGCTGTTTGGATAGATACTGTTGTAAATATTATTTACAGAACGTACTGCTTACGGCACAGTTCCCTGGTGAAACCGCCGCGTGGTGGCGTAGCTCAAATCATCACCGAACGTGACGCGCGAGACTCATCGGTGTCTGTCATTCGACACTCATCACCACGAATGGAAGGATTCGACGACGAGAATCCTTTTGAGACAGTTTCTTCTCAGTCATCTTCTACTGCTCAAATCGACGTGTCCGAACCGTCTACACCTCCTCCAAATACTGCGAACCAGTTCTCGCCCAAATCACCTAACAGGCGGTTTCCATCCCATGGCTCTCATAGGCAACCTCAGTCCAACTCCAAGACCGAGTTCTGTTGTGAGCGTGATAGAGCGCTGCATTCTGGAGAGGAAATTGAAATCTTGGTGCGCCTCAAGTTCATTCATTTTGCGCCTTGCGGCCTTTAGAACAAGAATGTCAGATTGTTGACGCACTGAAGACGAGTGCTGGTTCTGCTTCACCTTATATCACCTATATAATCAAAACAGGGGTGAGCACCTTCGAACTGCGTCAGGGAGCTGTTGCATCAGACATACTCCTCTCAGATTGTACAAGCAAGCCATCGTTACTCGGAATTTGAGTCCCTAAGGCAAAGTCTAGTAAAGCTCTATCCGACTCTCATTGTTCCTCCAATACCGTCGAAACAAACCATTGGAGATTATGCGGTCAAGCAGGGCAAGGCCAAAGAGGATGCGGCTATGATAGCTCGGAGAAAGCGAATGCTTCAAACATTCCTGAACCGACTAGCAAGACATCCTATTTTATCCAATGAGCATGTGTTCCATCGGTTTTTGGATGGCGAAGTGTCATGGGTGAGGTATACTCTTCTTAGATAGGTTAATATCACTTACCCTCCTCGTAGACCGAAGTTCTCAATTCTCCACCTATAACGCTCCTTCCAAAGAATATCTTGAAAGCCCCGTCCCACAACCCGACCGATCAGAATGCCTCCCAGTTCTACGCAGCTTTGCCAAACCCCTCTGCCGCTCATCCATTAAGACAGCCAGATCAAAGGTTCCTCGATTCTGAAGCCTTCACTAATAAGTTCGCGGTCCATCTTAGTGGGCCTATGGAGAAAGTCACACGGAGAACCGTGAAGAGGTGGTCAGGTGAAACACCACCTCTACATGAATCCTGCTCTCTTCACTCAAGCAATTCAAATTCTAGATTATGCCCAAGACCACTCAGAGTTGGGTGCTGCCTTGAATGGTTTCAGTCTCAATGAAAATGGATCGCTGTCGGGAGCCATAGAGAAGACCGGCCAGGCGGTGGATGCTACGTTCATGTCCACAACTAAGCTCGTAAGTAGCAGGGATTATGTTGAGGTACTATTATTAAATCATGTTCTTTAGCTTCAAGAATTAGAGCAAAACTGGGCGGAGCCTCTCCAAGAATACTCCCAGTTTTCGTCCATTATCAAGAAGCTGCTTGCCTATCGTCATCAGAAACACGTTCAGTTTGAGATGACGCAGGACGCCCTGGAGACCAAACGCGAGCAGATTGAAGAATTGGAGAAGAGCGAACGAGAAGCTCAGCGTCTGGAAGAGGCATTGGGTCGGGGCGGCCTCAGCAGAAGTACACCGGCCGTATCCCCAAACGAAGACAGTGAAGAAACAGAGAATAGCGACGGCAACGAGCAGGTATCACACAGTGCACCACCTTCGTCTGTGGTGCCTCCTCATCCCGGTCCCAATCCTGCACGACGGCGGACTCGGGCGCCGGGCATGGGATTCCTCAATGCACTTAGTTATACTTTGCACGGTATGATGGATGTGGATCCCGAAACAGCCAGACGGAATGGGATATCCAAAACCAGGGAACAAATATCACAGGTTTGGGAGCTTGCTTATATGATGACTTTCAGGTCTTTTAATATCTTCCGTAGCTTGAGGACGCGTTGCATCTAGCGGAACAGGACCTCAGATATTCAGCGTCGACAATACAAGTAGATCTGGATCGCTTCCAGAGACAGAAAGTGGCTGATATCAGAGAAATGGCGATTAGCATGGCAAGGAGTCATAGGGATTGGTGCAAGAAGGTACGTCTGCCATTCGTATTGACTCTGGTTCCGTCCCCGCGTGTCTAAGAGAGGTTGTCAATGTCAGAATCTCGAGGCATGGGAAGAAGCCAGGAAAGAAATAGAGAAAATCCCGGAGCATCCCAACAGGTTACCTGCCGCTGCCCAGGACGCGAAAGTACGCAGGGACTCCACTGCCACTATCGGTGGTCGTTGACTTTTAGGTGCACCGCAACTTCATAGTAATTTCCTTAGTGCTTGTAATCATGGGACGCTGGATATTGTATTAGTTGAATGATCCCAAGAATAATCATACGCTAGCCAATTTCTTTGGATGAGTGAGATGCACAGGagatgaagctttgaagatggAAGGAAGTCCCATCGGTGGGCGCTTGAGAGCTTGCGCTGTCGGTACCGAACTCCGTCAACGAGTGAAGCTCGCAAACCCTACATTCACATACATTCTATCTCCTGTAAGCAGACTCAATGACTCGTGGACTCGTGTATAGACATACATTCTGATATACACTTCCCAAGGCAGCAGCTCTCAGACCATTCGACAGCCTGACATATCTCACGAGATTATACTCTCAGAATACATTCTTGCCAAGGAATTGCGAGTTGGCGAGGAACCAAAAGTTATTCTCAGAAGTTGGAAAGGCCGGAACTGACTTAATGGTCGACCAGCCACACGGGGAACACTCAGAAGAAACTAAGGAGAAAGTCGTTCTCATTCTGGTGGGATTGATTGGATCCGGAAAGGTACGGATTTCTCGTATGCTCTCGCAGTGCGATACAACTCCTGGCCTTTTAGAGTACCTTTGCGGAAGCTTTAGCAAGGCACTTTGCGAATTTCCAGAGGTGCAGTCAAGACGACCTCGGAGATAGACAAGCAGTAGAAGAACTTGCCCGTCAGTCGTTAAGACAAGGTGGCATGAAAAGATTCCCATTCCATTCAAGTTTGTCCCTGAAAAGCTGACGACACCCGGCTTTAACAGGCTTGTCGGTCTGTATAGATCGTACCAATTTTAACGCTTCGTATGCATTCGAACAGCACCCTTCTTGTTACCCGTGTGAACTGAAGACTTGTTTGTTCAGACAACGGCGGTATTGGATTGACATTGCTCGCGAATTCCCTGGAACTTCAATATGGGTCATTGTTTTCAATACACCGTATGAGGTCAGGAGAAGTCCTAAGGTGTATATGTCGTCATTAACCCATTTCGCCATATAGGAATGTGCCGCCAGGATCAGGAAACGTGAATCATGATTCTAACTTTAAGCTCCGTTATTCATCCTGATGCTGATCAGGCTCCTCTCGACTTTAGGTGTTTCGCACCCCACTATTAAGAATGTCGAGCAGGGGATATCTGTTCTGGCGCGATTCGCTTCTGACTTCCGGACGCCCCAAGCTGAGGAGGGATTTGACCGAATGATATCCATTGAAACAATGTCTTACCTTGAACCTGTTTACTCTCGAACGGACGTCGCGGATATCCTCAAACGACTTCGTGATTCACCACAGTTGTATTCTCCCAGAATTATCATCGGTAGGTCATTGATTCTGTCCCCAACGCGGTGAAATATAATGCGTTTGTGTTGCATCTGATTTGATCTCTCCTTCATACAGCTTCTTCGCATCTCGCAATCCCGAATAACGCTGTAGGCCGTGGCCCTTTCGATACACTGACTATGTTTTTGGGAAGAAATTCAGACTATCCTATGCCGCAAAATAGTCACAGGCGGCCGCAGCATCATCGTGGACGAGGCAGAAGGGGAGCCTGGCAACCTTCGGCCATGGGAAGTTCGTCACCGCGCATTCACAACGACACACTCCCTGAAAGGAGGCAAGGTGGCCCTACTTATTTTCAGAGCGTCGATTGAACTGCGGGCGGAAAGTCGCCAGACTTATATTACGGGAGCCACATACATGTACCGATCTTATATGTCCGCAGTCTGTATTATCGGGAGTAATACCAAGTTCATTCTCACCTTGCGAATTTGACAAGAATGACCATCCAAGCTCAACTGTCTGATTTATTCGATTCGGTTTGCACCTCCTTCATCTTTTTGCCAAGTATTTTTGCGCTTATCTAGAAGAGCCTGTCAAtcttcctctctctccaCACGCAATGAAGCCTCACATTCCGGATGTGCATAGCCGCACGCTCAACGCCGAACTCTTTAGAGCGCTTGTATTGTTCTAAAGCCTCCTCTAGGCGGCCGGCTGTTGCAAGGGTCAGAAAAAAGACAATAAGACGAGACGCTAAATCACGAACTGGCTTCCAAAACTGCGGCAAGATTGAACGCAATTTCGGGGTCCTCCGGTGATAGAGAAGAAGCGATGCTGGAATGATACTTGTTAGCAGTAGGACAGTCAGATTATGCGATCGACATGCTGTAAATGATGCAAAGCAAGGTCTGGACGCGGTAAAGGAGAAATGATGTACGCGCTGGCCAAATCTATCGGTCCTGAATGTGAACAATGATCTCGAGTTCAGTTACATGAAGACATACTGGTATGGGCGTCAGGACTTTGCGGCTGCAATGCTATTGATTCTTTCCAAGCGGCGATTGCTTCGTCAACTTCCTCTGTCAACTGTTTTGAGTGAATGAAAGCTTGAAAAGGATGGATCAAGATATACTGAGGTGATAATGTGTGACACCAAGATTGAAAAGAGAACTAGCATTGCGTTTGATTTCTGCGCTCCGTTTGTACAGAGTTTTGGCGGCTAAGACGTCCCCCTCTTCGAGTTTCTGAGTTCCCTCCTCTAAACATCGTAACGCTTCCACCTCCGCGGGGTCGGAGGCAGTAGAGTGTGGCGTAGTCGATGTAGCATTCCCTAATGTATCAAAGTAAACTTGTAAGTGGATCCTCTACATGCAGAAGAGTTTTGACATACTTTTGAAGCTTATAGGTGCCAAAATTCTGGACTGCAGATATACCCGCGACCGGGACCGGTGTAATGATTGAAAAGTAACCCGATTTACCATATAGCGAGCTATAGAAAGAGCAGGGCGGAGATGTGAGGCCATTCCTTATTGTTAAATTTTTCCCCTTTTAATTTTCAGGACGGAGGTGAGGTATTGAGGTCAAGTCAGTCCGAATGAAGCGTGGTCCAGGTCAGTCACCACGTGATGCGATTACCCGTCCGCGGAAATTTTCGACCGCGACCCTCACGTCCTCGAGGTCCTTGACGTTTCTCAACAGCTAatgtcctcctcttcacagcaggcctcttcctccaatGACCCTACAGAGTATCTTCGCTCTGCAAAATTTGCAAAATCGTCGGACTCAGCTGCAGTCTCATCCGACAATGCAGTTACAGCTTCTGACTTGTTAATGGGTGCTTACGACCCCGCAAAGCTTCATCCACTCGCCGAGCTGGGTGACAAACTGGATTATCTCCTCCTCGAAGATGACAAAACGAGCGAGCTTCCTGGTGCAGGAACGGCAATACCGTCTCGGGGTTGGAGTGATGATCTCTGTTATGGAACTGGGACCATGTATCTTAGCGGTACGTCAAGGATctctttcatattactgctTTTGTATTTTGGCTGTCCTTTTTAGGGCTCTTTTACTCCTCGTTTATGCTCTCACCTTATCGCCTTCATCTCGGAAAACCCATCTTTAGTCTCTCTtattgttttttttctttcatcACATGCTCAATCTCCTTTTCACCAGGTCTGGCAGTAGGCGGTGTTTGGGGCCTACGCGAAGGCGCACGAAGACCATTAGCTGTGTCAAGTTCAAGATTGCGGATCAATAGTATTCTCAACTCAGTAACTCGACGAGGAACTTTCATCGGGAACTCGGCTGGAGTTCTCGGTCCGTAAATGTCTTGTTTCATCGTCGTCTCGTCTTCTAACCCTTCTTTATAGCACTCGTTTACAACGGAGTAAATTCGTCAATAGATGCTGCAAGAGGGAAACACGACACTCTAGGCAGCATTGCTGCTGGAGGTATCACAGGTGTCCTTTACAAGTCGACAGGTCTGTAATTCATGTCTATTCCACACAGCACCTTTTGACGAAATATCCATCAGCCGGTGTCAAACCTGCTCTTTCAGCGGCGATATTAATGTCTGGTATGGCTGGGATTTGGAGTTACGTGAAAAAAATAGTTTGATTATCTTGCATGTACACCACGACTTTGGCTGACGTTTCCCCACTCTGGCTATTTTACTTGACTTTAATCAGCTTCTTTATTGGATTACACGTTACCCGAAAGCGACACCGATTGAACAATTCTGCGATGAGTTGATTTTGACCAAATCCGTCCCCACCCCGATCTGACACTTCCAGAATTTTGAGATGATGACTCGACTATTCTGTTGCATTCGGGATCCCACATCATCCCCTATGTGAACACTATAAATGTCGAGTCGCCCGTTGCTCGTTTCTTTCTCATCTAATCCCGCTGTCCGGTTTATCACAAAGCTGGGGTGGCAGGCTCAGTAAATCTATTTTAGATTGTGGAACCAACGCCCATTTCAGCTGCTGTCCAGACCGTTTCTCAGTTCTCGATGCAAATCGAGTGTCCTTTCGGAGAAACGGAAACCAGCCGATACATGGGTATGGGGTTGGATAAGGTTCGTCAtctttctttttgtctttttgtTTCGAATACCTAATTCAATTGATGTTGATTTCCCTACcggccagatgaagaaaagggCAGATTGTGACTCCCCAGAGACCCACCCTGACTCTCGCCCACACGTCAAGATAAATGACAGCTGGAAAGGGTGTTGCAAATGCTCACGTCTGTCGACAACTTTTGGAAGGCATCGACGTTCTGACAGCAGCGGTAGTAGCAGCGGAACCTCTTCTCCACAGACTACCCATTCGTCGTGCACATCGGTATTCTCAGCGGGGAGCTCGTCGAGCGGAAGTTCACCCCCTTCTAGCTATGGTTCATTCTCAGAATCTTCGTCACCTTCATCGTACCATTCCAGAAGTCGGCCGCGAATCCTTGTATCTTCGTTGTTGTCCGACCCCTACGCTGTGTAAGCCTAACCGCTGTCGCTCTGTTTCCCAAGTTGAACGGTGCTTTTTTAGATCATACCACCTGGAGGTCGTTCAACAACCAATGCGAGGTGCGGAGTTTCGGAATGCGCCTCTGTCCCGTCTGCCTATATCACCGCCCGTGGTCGTTCGACTAGTCATCCGAGATACCTCAGGCAACCCCGTAGTTCCGTGAGTATGTCATTCTGAACCATCGTCGTGCGTGTCGTGAATGTTCGATAGTAATGTCGAACTCCCGTTTCTTATTGCACACCTCTCGCTCTATGGCGAGACTGGACGGACAAGAATTGACAGTGGATTCTCAGTGCCAATGGGTCCAGCGGAACCTATATTATACGGTAATCTGGTCTCATCCATTACACAACTGGAAGACCTTCAAGGCAACAAGGGTCTCTTTTTCATTTTCCCTGATGCCAGCGTCCGATGGCGTGGGAGATATCAGCTCGGAGTGACACTGTTAAGAATATCAGAGTGCGTTGCCTTCACTCTCTTGCACGAAAACGAAGAGGGCTGCTGACTTGTAAATTAAACCATTAGTGCTGCCTCTCCTGGTGTATTGGGAACGACACAACAAACATCGGGACTCGCGGAGACCCGTACGAGGGCGTTCGATGTTCTGCCCCGAAATGAATATGTCGCTATTCGTGTGTATTCTGTTTCTCACCTCCGCTTTGTTGAGATCCATGCTCATTTTGTAGCTCAAACGCGTCTTACTCAAAACTTTGTCCGGCAAGGAGCAAGGATGTCTACTTTTGTTCCGCCCACTTACTCACGATGATCTgaaactttttttttgcttttcGTTCTTTTATCTACCGCATGCCAGCCTTTCAACCAGCTTTGACGTTCGTTCTACTCGTACACAATTTGTCGTTTTTTGCCACTCTTTTTTTCTCAGCACCAATTGGTGCTGATGACAGTAAGAGTGATGCAACCTTGACAATAATCAATTCGATTTTTTTACATTAGAGTGAAGGGCTGAATGCCATCAGTATCATACACGATACCATCGTTGTCATTTACTCAGAACATTCGGTCCGATGGTTGCCAATGGACGCGATGCCCGTTACTGCGGTGCAGCTAAAAATGGATCAGTCTTCAAaacttcaaagcttcatccCCTTCCCTTGCTCTCTAAGACAAAGTAGAAGTATTAGACTT
Above is a genomic segment from Marasmius oreades isolate 03SP1 chromosome 4, whole genome shotgun sequence containing:
- a CDS encoding uncharacterized protein (BUSCO:EOG09262WSH), producing the protein MAQRLSLAQQIAQLNTPAPPEFNAEEFLTAEREDEDDDIQGIDGARDHYLDVGTSALRKLQDSVEDLKYEGVRTSRKRLQEQDFFSEEGGKDECLEEEEEEERGVEDDEHENEPEPASSEDEVDEEDEDSLPEEKMATPTKHDHEKKATNETEGVTSTLRKTREDDRKKGLAISKQIEIWDGLLDARIRFQKASVAANRLPVHQWSTFRESSHFQESLLRMLQEAITLSEELFDLQEASVSREAVSLPPRKRRRTEASGSISDYKTQLEDASDSLSAFEHAHHPPLVQTLNKWSSKIQAIAPSVLLPANRNAFSKDRNQIKSAVQLMDENLLDYTKLLGRTHVWRGRGTRLGVPTATENDEDLFDDTDFYQQLLRDVIDARDAFGANDWMLAQKERKARKKVDTKASKGRKLRYEVHERLRNFMVPITVRGAWHEEQIDELFSSLLGKGFENALKDYTSGDAMQRDSDELQGFRLFG
- a CDS encoding uncharacterized protein (BUSCO:EOG09264NC7) — protein: MSSSSQQASSSNDPTEYLRSAKFAKSSDSAAVSSDNAVTASDLLMGAYDPAKLHPLAELGDKLDYLLLEDDKTSELPGAGTAIPSRGWSDDLCYGTGTMYLSGLAVGGVWGLREGARRPLAVSSSRLRINSILNSVTRRGTFIGNSAGVLALVYNGVNSSIDAARGKHDTLGSIAAGGITGVLYKSTAGVKPALSAAILMSGMAGIWSYVKKIV